A part of Streptomyces sp. DSM 40750 genomic DNA contains:
- a CDS encoding trypco2 family protein: MGDNEPVGLAEAIGTVRAELARAQAEGAASDWRFSVEQVSLEFSVQFHRAGEGGAGLRLGVVEARLGGSVSHDATHRIQVDLKPLPGPDGHHHEVSRG, encoded by the coding sequence ATGGGCGACAACGAACCGGTCGGTCTCGCGGAGGCCATCGGCACGGTCCGCGCGGAGCTGGCCCGGGCCCAGGCCGAAGGCGCGGCCAGCGACTGGCGGTTCAGTGTGGAGCAGGTCAGCCTGGAGTTCTCGGTCCAGTTCCACCGAGCCGGCGAGGGCGGGGCGGGCCTCCGCCTCGGCGTGGTCGAGGCCCGCCTCGGCGGCTCCGTGAGCCACGACGCCACCCACCGCATCCAGGTCGACCTCAAACCCCTCCCCGGCCCCGACGGCCACCACCACGAGGTGTCGCGCGGCTAG
- a CDS encoding S1 family peptidase, whose amino-acid sequence MGELRADWRLRLRREGAHGPICGAGVLVDQHTALTCAHVVRSPDAVMWLEFAENSDLEPVSARVPPGGWLSASEGGGAAGGGEDVAVLRLDSPRPQARPAPLETRLWGGMEVSATGYAEGFDDGMSLWGRIGGVSGERVQLDAVTKAEVVRRGFSGAAVCTRPGEGRPARVVGLVVSWRGDMGELLPENNRLAFSYLIPVERIAELSPLIKELSSPYAWDQDFEERLTRWFEDPDEGPVKITVVPPGSGKDRSLRHLLHRADLLYRGGGSSRPDLADHALGHIAFPPGQYLAYWDWLLGTRHRPARAPALAPDRQVTVLVDGLDEEPGPGPLIELLVRLRECGFRLLLVFRHAGGTGWTAAYDDLLRPALLGHADALLARLRRAEFSRAVQLGVVDENSLASATETADRRQAERRRIDELTDAHQRLTALRGLITTLRADLRRHGGRA is encoded by the coding sequence ATGGGGGAATTGCGTGCGGACTGGAGACTCCGGCTGCGGCGCGAGGGCGCGCACGGACCCATCTGCGGCGCCGGTGTGCTCGTCGACCAGCACACGGCGCTGACCTGCGCACATGTGGTGCGCAGTCCGGATGCCGTGATGTGGCTGGAGTTCGCCGAGAACAGCGACCTCGAACCGGTGTCCGCACGCGTCCCGCCCGGCGGCTGGCTGTCGGCGAGCGAGGGCGGCGGGGCCGCCGGGGGTGGTGAGGACGTCGCCGTGCTGCGGCTGGACAGTCCACGGCCGCAGGCGCGGCCGGCCCCGCTGGAGACCCGGCTGTGGGGCGGCATGGAGGTGTCCGCGACCGGCTACGCGGAGGGCTTCGACGACGGCATGAGCCTGTGGGGCCGTATCGGCGGGGTCAGCGGCGAGCGGGTGCAGCTCGACGCCGTCACCAAGGCCGAGGTGGTGCGCAGGGGGTTCAGCGGCGCCGCCGTGTGCACCCGGCCGGGCGAAGGGCGCCCCGCCCGGGTGGTCGGCCTCGTCGTCAGCTGGCGCGGCGACATGGGCGAGTTGCTGCCCGAGAACAACCGGCTCGCCTTCTCGTATCTGATCCCCGTCGAGCGCATCGCCGAACTCTCGCCGCTCATCAAGGAGTTGAGCAGCCCGTACGCCTGGGACCAGGACTTCGAGGAGCGGCTGACCCGGTGGTTCGAGGACCCCGACGAGGGGCCGGTCAAGATCACCGTGGTGCCTCCGGGCAGCGGCAAGGACCGCTCGCTGCGCCATCTGCTGCACCGCGCCGACCTCCTCTACCGTGGAGGAGGCTCCAGCAGACCGGATCTCGCCGACCACGCCCTGGGCCACATCGCCTTCCCGCCCGGCCAGTACCTGGCGTACTGGGACTGGCTGCTCGGCACCAGGCACCGGCCCGCGCGGGCGCCCGCCCTCGCGCCCGACCGCCAGGTCACGGTGCTCGTCGACGGCCTCGACGAGGAGCCCGGGCCGGGCCCCCTGATCGAACTCCTCGTCCGGCTGCGGGAGTGCGGCTTCCGGCTGCTGCTCGTCTTCCGCCACGCGGGCGGCACCGGCTGGACCGCGGCCTATGACGACCTTCTGCGGCCCGCGCTCCTCGGCCACGCGGACGCGCTGCTCGCCAGGCTTCGGCGCGCGGAGTTCAGCCGCGCGGTCCAACTCGGCGTCGTCGACGAGAATTCGCTCGCCTCCGCGACCGAGACGGCCGACCGGCGTCAGGCCGAGCGCCGACGGATCGACGAGCTGACGGACGCCCACCAGCGACTCACCGCGCTGCGTGGGCTGATCACCACCCTCCGCGCCGACCTGCGGCGCCACGGAGGCCGGGCATGA
- a CDS encoding tetratricopeptide repeat protein: protein MTACPHRRFTGAPCGGTVLPTGHCAECGRAKHGPRLPALPENSRDLGPEELLALPERAPRPAQERLIHPEAPLRIRMGCSSIECGIIFAPPYTVGPVPVEGHCPACGEPYSYRPELAEGDVLRDQYRIMGPIAHGGQGWVYLAEDTHLGDVVAVKGLLNRYEQDGARLADVERRNLVAIRHPRIVQIRDFVARRDDTGQVTGGHIVMDDVGDGTLEKVVQETRRGESVLDIEHVAAYGCQILEAFVHLHAGGERVFVYGDMKPSNVVHHGDGVKVIDLGGMREQGQNQPPAHVTPDYMAPETGSSPVPTVAHDLHTVGVTLRELAGWAVDQVPGLGTASFRGVVDRATRGDPGLRFADAREMAGQLRGALREIRALRGKSDPPEPSDYFWPSPQLLGARLGTVPGIEHWLDRPRRDRYEPPTAPALDLGTPTPTEIARCLPVPRRYPGDPQTTRFEVSSGYDPGRLLGQEDEKPPSVEIRLHNVRVLLGRNTREDLERAQEEIDTADSIPGPSAVRRWRLEWHRALVALRRAGLDDDPRQVAEAKTHFTRVRVELPGEYEPKLALAHCGEQIGDDTAGPTAKELYEAVFARNPAHGGAALGLARLALRAGDRRAALDVLCRVRPGTLDHTVARIASLRIRAARLPGNGDPLPAPAEVDAALAELRGLVRREPGAGEPSLSEDEALRLSTELHEWKLDALYSRSDRPGPRGGDGGRLDARGLRRLSAQERELRTRIESHYRQLAAHHGESAAAHEHLVDLLHAVRPQTVI from the coding sequence ATGACGGCCTGCCCGCACCGGCGCTTCACCGGAGCCCCCTGCGGCGGCACCGTGCTGCCCACCGGCCACTGCGCCGAATGCGGCCGCGCGAAGCACGGACCCCGGCTGCCCGCACTGCCCGAGAACTCACGTGACCTCGGCCCCGAGGAACTCCTCGCGCTGCCCGAGCGCGCCCCGCGCCCCGCACAGGAACGCCTCATCCATCCCGAGGCGCCGCTGCGCATCCGTATGGGCTGCTCGTCCATCGAGTGCGGCATCATCTTCGCGCCGCCCTACACCGTGGGCCCGGTGCCCGTCGAGGGGCACTGCCCGGCCTGCGGCGAGCCCTACTCGTACCGGCCCGAACTCGCCGAGGGCGATGTGCTGCGCGACCAGTACCGGATCATGGGACCCATCGCGCACGGCGGCCAGGGTTGGGTCTATCTCGCCGAGGACACGCATCTCGGTGACGTGGTCGCCGTCAAGGGACTGCTCAACCGCTACGAGCAGGACGGGGCCCGGCTCGCCGACGTCGAACGCCGCAACCTCGTCGCCATCCGCCACCCCCGCATCGTCCAGATCCGCGACTTCGTCGCCCGGCGCGACGACACCGGCCAGGTCACCGGCGGCCACATCGTCATGGACGACGTCGGCGACGGCACCCTCGAAAAGGTCGTCCAGGAGACCCGGCGCGGAGAGTCGGTCCTCGACATCGAGCACGTCGCCGCGTACGGCTGCCAGATCCTCGAAGCCTTCGTCCATCTGCACGCCGGGGGCGAACGCGTGTTCGTGTACGGGGACATGAAGCCCTCGAACGTCGTGCACCACGGGGACGGCGTCAAGGTCATCGATCTCGGCGGCATGCGTGAACAGGGCCAGAACCAGCCGCCCGCCCATGTCACGCCCGACTACATGGCACCCGAGACGGGGTCCTCGCCCGTGCCCACCGTCGCCCACGACCTGCACACGGTCGGCGTCACCCTGCGGGAACTCGCCGGCTGGGCCGTCGACCAGGTGCCCGGCCTCGGCACCGCCTCCTTCCGGGGGGTCGTCGACCGTGCCACCCGGGGCGACCCGGGCCTGCGCTTCGCCGACGCCCGGGAGATGGCGGGCCAACTGCGGGGCGCCCTGCGGGAGATCCGCGCCCTGCGCGGCAAGAGCGACCCGCCCGAACCCTCCGACTACTTCTGGCCCTCCCCGCAGCTGCTCGGCGCCCGGCTCGGCACGGTGCCGGGCATCGAGCACTGGCTGGACCGCCCCCGCCGCGACCGGTACGAGCCGCCCACGGCCCCCGCCCTCGACCTCGGCACCCCCACCCCCACCGAGATCGCCCGCTGTCTGCCGGTGCCGAGGCGTTACCCGGGCGATCCGCAGACCACGCGGTTCGAGGTCAGCAGCGGCTACGACCCGGGCCGACTCCTCGGCCAGGAGGACGAGAAGCCGCCCTCGGTGGAGATCCGTCTGCACAACGTGCGCGTCCTGCTGGGCCGGAACACGCGGGAGGACCTGGAGAGGGCCCAGGAGGAAATCGACACCGCCGACTCCATTCCCGGGCCGTCCGCCGTGCGCCGGTGGCGGCTGGAGTGGCACCGCGCCCTGGTCGCGCTGCGCCGCGCCGGCCTCGACGACGACCCGCGGCAGGTCGCCGAGGCCAAGACCCACTTCACCCGGGTCCGCGTCGAACTGCCCGGCGAGTACGAGCCCAAACTGGCCCTCGCCCACTGCGGGGAGCAGATCGGCGACGACACGGCCGGGCCCACCGCCAAGGAGCTGTACGAGGCCGTGTTCGCCCGCAACCCCGCGCACGGCGGCGCCGCCCTCGGCCTGGCCCGGCTCGCGCTGCGCGCGGGCGACCGGAGGGCCGCCCTCGACGTCCTCTGCCGGGTCCGCCCCGGCACCCTGGACCACACCGTCGCCCGCATCGCCTCCCTGCGCATCCGCGCGGCCCGGCTGCCCGGAAACGGTGATCCGCTGCCCGCCCCCGCCGAGGTCGACGCGGCCCTGGCCGAACTGCGCGGCCTGGTACGCCGGGAACCGGGGGCCGGCGAGCCGAGCCTGTCCGAGGACGAGGCGCTGCGCCTGAGCACCGAACTGCACGAATGGAAGCTGGACGCGCTGTACAGCCGCAGTGACCGGCCCGGCCCCCGGGGAGGGGACGGCGGACGGCTCGACGCCCGCGGCCTGAGACGTCTGAGCGCGCAGGAGCGGGAGCTGCGGACACGGATCGAGTCGCACTACCGGCAACTGGCCGCACACCACGGCGAGTCGGCCGCCGCCCACGAACACCTCGTGGACCTCTTGCACGCGGTACGGCCGCAGACGGTGATCTGA
- a CDS encoding vWA domain-containing protein: MSSHTRPPQPDIRLNVDLGGDLRPHRSAKIEAHLRVDVTAGGPPAELPAIELAVIIAVDVAEPLRAAVRHALPAALRALPDGISFTVLGGGPEPVRWYPVGDAEWAVADRDEKRRAAFAASAVPLHRDGPRPAGYAAWAARSRALLAARPLSVRHLLLITDGSSAPGERRLEEELDACAGHFTCDVLAIGADWPPDPLLTLAERLHGTAEFVDDGLGRAITAAIRRLRRVHTPQLPIEVTVRPSVRQVALNEKAPRPHRLGGLPQPGRPHRWSFPTYQWEQGRRDYLLTLVADADADPLETPLQFAMVSVGDVHASVTARWHRPEQPPPDVPAAGDSVTEATTAMRDALRRGLDALRKDQRAAAEAYLGQAARMAVHFGQEWVLGEIRPVADIEDAAAGRVRLRPVVDAGTLGSMILRAGSRPLPLTDTAGPLPGPRCTHCATRAGSEARYCIACGEKLL; the protein is encoded by the coding sequence ATGAGCAGCCACACCCGGCCGCCGCAGCCGGACATCCGGCTGAACGTCGACCTCGGCGGTGACCTGCGTCCGCATCGCAGCGCCAAGATCGAGGCGCACCTGCGGGTCGACGTGACCGCCGGCGGTCCTCCCGCCGAACTGCCCGCGATCGAGCTCGCCGTGATCATCGCGGTGGACGTCGCCGAGCCCCTCCGGGCCGCCGTCCGGCACGCCCTGCCCGCCGCACTGCGGGCCCTGCCCGACGGCATCTCCTTCACCGTGCTCGGCGGCGGCCCCGAGCCCGTCCGGTGGTATCCGGTGGGTGACGCCGAGTGGGCCGTCGCCGACCGGGACGAGAAGCGCCGGGCCGCCTTCGCCGCGAGCGCGGTCCCGCTCCACCGGGACGGTCCGCGCCCCGCCGGATACGCCGCCTGGGCGGCCAGGTCACGCGCCCTGCTCGCCGCCCGCCCGCTGTCCGTACGCCATCTGCTGCTGATCACCGACGGCAGCAGCGCCCCCGGCGAGAGACGTCTGGAGGAGGAACTGGACGCCTGCGCCGGGCACTTCACCTGCGATGTGCTCGCCATCGGCGCCGACTGGCCCCCCGACCCCCTGCTGACCCTCGCCGAACGACTGCACGGCACCGCCGAGTTCGTGGACGACGGCCTCGGCCGGGCGATCACCGCCGCCATCCGTCGGCTGCGCCGGGTGCACACTCCCCAACTGCCGATCGAGGTGACCGTGCGGCCCTCGGTGCGCCAGGTCGCGCTGAACGAGAAGGCGCCCCGGCCGCACCGCCTCGGCGGGCTGCCCCAGCCCGGCCGGCCGCACCGCTGGAGCTTTCCGACCTACCAGTGGGAGCAGGGCAGACGCGACTACCTGCTCACCCTCGTCGCGGACGCCGACGCCGACCCGCTGGAGACCCCACTGCAGTTCGCCATGGTCTCCGTCGGCGATGTCCACGCGTCCGTCACCGCCCGCTGGCACCGCCCCGAGCAGCCGCCGCCCGACGTTCCGGCGGCCGGTGACAGCGTCACCGAAGCGACGACCGCGATGCGGGACGCCCTGCGCCGGGGACTCGACGCTCTCCGAAAAGACCAACGGGCCGCCGCCGAAGCGTACTTGGGACAGGCCGCACGCATGGCGGTGCACTTCGGCCAGGAATGGGTGCTGGGGGAGATCCGCCCGGTCGCCGACATCGAGGACGCCGCCGCGGGCCGGGTCCGGCTGCGCCCCGTCGTCGACGCCGGCACGCTCGGCTCGATGATCCTGCGCGCCGGCTCCCGCCCCCTGCCCCTGACCGACACCGCCGGTCCGCTGCCGGGCCCGCGCTGCACCCACTGCGCCACCCGGGCCGGGAGCGAGGCCCGTTACTGCATCGCCTGCGGGGAGAAGCTGCTTTGA
- a CDS encoding extracellular solute-binding protein has translation MTRRFKMLVLLVVLLMVSAGGLVAVWTQRDDEPVTILGPWTDDQGEQFENVLRGFGIPFEYQGTAAQREVLLSKVQSGEPPDIAIMPGVGELAEYAAQQRLKSLNGLYAEEEYGSPWKSQSTPSHDTYWVPVKADLKSIVWYREGDRPANSPAKLGSWCIGMGDDGASGWPGSDWIEDLVLQREGPDTYGKWALGTGEVTWTGAPVRTAWEAWAGLLRQDKEAAGRALLTDHRGAPDAYGLLFDGTEGCALEHQGSFARSFYREKRQRADLMDSAPLLPGGPYRVRAHEVTGDFAALFSDRPQARDLIERLASREGQQKWADSADVFSANRRVRQQGRQAEREIAERLTGDGPLCLDASDAMAPAVRDAFYEAVLLTIARAAAGEDLDIPGLLTDVQKVQDAQPSRDTAPQTVCSTR, from the coding sequence GTGACCCGCCGGTTCAAGATGCTGGTGCTTCTCGTGGTGCTGCTGATGGTCTCCGCCGGCGGCCTGGTGGCGGTCTGGACGCAGCGGGACGACGAGCCGGTGACCATCCTCGGGCCGTGGACCGACGACCAGGGCGAGCAGTTCGAGAACGTGCTGCGGGGCTTCGGCATCCCCTTCGAGTACCAGGGCACCGCCGCCCAGCGCGAGGTGCTGCTGTCCAAGGTGCAGTCGGGGGAGCCCCCGGACATCGCGATCATGCCGGGCGTCGGTGAACTCGCCGAGTACGCCGCCCAGCAGCGCCTCAAATCCCTGAACGGCCTCTACGCCGAGGAGGAGTACGGCTCCCCCTGGAAGTCGCAGAGCACGCCCTCGCACGACACGTACTGGGTCCCGGTCAAGGCGGACCTGAAGAGCATCGTCTGGTACCGCGAGGGCGACAGGCCCGCGAACTCACCGGCAAAGCTGGGGAGTTGGTGTATCGGCATGGGGGACGACGGCGCCTCCGGCTGGCCGGGCAGCGACTGGATCGAGGACCTCGTGCTGCAACGCGAGGGCCCCGACACCTACGGGAAGTGGGCGCTGGGCACGGGCGAGGTCACGTGGACCGGGGCTCCGGTGCGCACCGCGTGGGAGGCGTGGGCCGGTCTGCTCCGGCAGGACAAGGAGGCGGCCGGGCGCGCCCTGCTCACCGATCACCGCGGTGCCCCCGACGCGTACGGGCTGCTGTTCGACGGCACGGAAGGGTGCGCCCTGGAGCACCAGGGCTCCTTCGCCCGCTCCTTCTACCGGGAGAAGCGGCAGCGGGCGGACCTGATGGACTCCGCCCCCCTGCTGCCCGGAGGCCCCTACCGGGTCCGCGCCCACGAGGTGACCGGCGACTTCGCCGCGCTGTTCAGCGACCGCCCGCAGGCCCGTGACCTGATCGAACGGCTGGCCTCCCGGGAGGGCCAGCAGAAGTGGGCCGACTCCGCGGACGTCTTCTCGGCGAACCGCCGGGTGCGGCAGCAGGGCCGCCAGGCCGAGCGCGAGATCGCCGAACGGCTCACCGGTGACGGACCCCTCTGCCTGGACGCCTCCGACGCCATGGCCCCCGCCGTGCGGGACGCCTTCTACGAGGCCGTCCTGCTGACCATCGCGAGGGCCGCCGCCGGGGAGGACCTCGACATACCGGGGCTCCTCACCGACGTACAGAAGGTGCAGGACGCGCAGCCGTCCAGGGACACGGCACCGCAGACGGTGTGCAGTACGCGCTGA
- a CDS encoding helix-turn-helix transcriptional regulator — translation MTAVPVPAAGERPVAREAELARLTRVLDALGSGRGAVVEIGGEPGIGKTRLATAILELAVLRGLPVTRAHAVRGNTAPFQVFRDAWEARQGFPQAAGAGATSFAEIRDRPAAWAGGGVLVLDDVHWCDPESTATLVRLVRSVVPGPFVLALAHRPRQTAPELLAALEDGVRAGTVTRIEPAPLGTDAVAALLTDWRAPVGPGPHDPAVLQEFAGQIGVAAGGNPRYLRLLVAADWRPDHWPDRPGTDADALLHEAKPLIAELDALTSRASAAVSAAAVLGSPFRPQDVAPVAGLDLDDTLDALAELERADLVRPADWSGGPSLLRFRHPVVGHVAHERAGLSFRLRAHHRALDLITARGGRARERARHAEHLLGTDAALATRTLAEGAAEIAARAPATAARWLRLALESLPDGGGASASRTTLELACCRALIASGQPEEARARAHELLGAPRSALTERQLLQAHAVCADAERQLGRYQEATAIIRTALDLLPRPLPDPLPAEAVGLIIEYGLVHVLRGTHDQARALLREASRTPSEADRTDRTDRRDHADHAGHAGHPHHPDQAGQAGQAGHPSQAGHAGHADRTVLRVLSALCATHAGDLDEAGPEVTRCARLLDALPDPIAGRTPETLALLGCAELYLERFADAARHLNRGLEASDSDARKPILMHRLLALSMVEQWTGRLDASERRTREVEALARSLGATPAVVLAQAMRATTLLWARGERFAAEAVELVEEATTAAPPGHSWWAASAAGLLAQARLLAGDAAGCRRTLLDSGGGERLPLVRPFHRPFLLAVLATAALDCGDPEQAHRLVRAAEAEAEVLGLPVQVAYAHDARARLHMAEGEHDAAVKLFEVAARAFRSADMPVQYAWTLAAGARSLAETQGRAAALRQLDAADTVGRSCGARLVQERVARIRSGLSGSDRTAHTLDLLSDREREIAELAVAGLRTRQIAERLFLSPRTVETHLSRVYRKLDVTSRLTLSALLRRTG, via the coding sequence ATGACCGCAGTGCCCGTACCGGCGGCCGGAGAGCGCCCCGTCGCGCGGGAGGCCGAACTCGCCCGGCTCACACGGGTCTTGGATGCCCTGGGAAGCGGTCGGGGCGCGGTCGTGGAGATCGGTGGAGAGCCGGGCATCGGGAAGACCCGCCTGGCCACGGCCATCTTGGAGCTGGCCGTACTACGGGGACTGCCGGTCACCCGAGCCCATGCCGTACGCGGAAACACCGCCCCGTTCCAGGTGTTCCGCGACGCCTGGGAGGCGCGGCAGGGGTTCCCTCAGGCAGCCGGCGCCGGCGCCACATCGTTCGCCGAGATCCGGGACCGGCCCGCCGCGTGGGCCGGGGGCGGTGTCCTGGTGCTGGACGACGTCCACTGGTGCGACCCGGAATCGACGGCGACGCTCGTACGGCTGGTCCGTTCCGTGGTGCCCGGCCCGTTCGTTCTCGCCCTCGCCCATCGCCCCCGGCAGACCGCGCCCGAACTGCTGGCGGCGCTGGAGGACGGCGTACGGGCCGGCACGGTGACGCGGATCGAACCGGCTCCCCTCGGCACGGATGCCGTGGCCGCCCTGCTCACCGACTGGCGCGCGCCCGTGGGTCCCGGGCCGCACGACCCCGCCGTACTCCAGGAGTTCGCGGGGCAGATAGGCGTCGCGGCGGGAGGCAATCCGCGGTATCTGCGCCTGCTCGTCGCGGCGGACTGGCGGCCCGACCACTGGCCGGACCGCCCCGGAACCGACGCGGACGCGCTCCTCCACGAGGCGAAGCCGCTGATCGCGGAACTCGACGCGTTGACGTCGCGGGCCTCGGCCGCGGTGTCGGCGGCGGCGGTGCTCGGTTCGCCGTTCCGGCCGCAGGACGTCGCCCCGGTCGCCGGGCTGGACCTCGACGACACGCTCGACGCGCTCGCCGAACTGGAGCGGGCGGACCTGGTACGACCGGCCGACTGGAGCGGGGGGCCGAGCCTGCTGAGGTTCCGCCATCCCGTCGTCGGCCATGTCGCCCACGAACGGGCCGGTCTGTCCTTCCGGCTGCGGGCCCACCACCGCGCCCTGGACCTGATCACCGCCCGGGGCGGCCGGGCCCGCGAACGCGCCCGCCACGCCGAGCACCTGCTGGGCACGGACGCCGCCCTCGCCACGCGCACCCTGGCCGAGGGGGCCGCGGAGATCGCCGCCCGAGCACCGGCGACCGCGGCCCGCTGGCTCCGCCTGGCCCTGGAGTCCCTGCCGGACGGGGGCGGGGCGTCCGCCTCCCGGACCACGCTGGAACTCGCCTGCTGCCGTGCGCTGATCGCCTCGGGGCAGCCGGAAGAGGCACGCGCCCGCGCGCACGAGCTGCTGGGAGCCCCGCGTTCGGCGCTCACCGAGAGGCAGTTGCTCCAGGCCCACGCCGTCTGTGCCGACGCCGAGCGGCAACTCGGCCGCTACCAGGAGGCGACGGCCATCATCCGCACCGCCCTCGACCTGCTGCCCCGGCCCCTTCCCGATCCGTTGCCGGCCGAGGCCGTCGGACTGATCATCGAGTACGGGCTGGTCCACGTCCTGCGCGGTACGCACGACCAGGCGCGCGCCCTACTCCGAGAGGCGTCACGGACACCGAGCGAAGCGGATCGCACCGACCGGACGGATCGCAGGGATCACGCGGACCATGCCGGTCACGCAGGTCACCCACATCACCCAGATCAAGCAGGTCAAGCAGGTCAAGCAGGTCACCCAAGCCAAGCCGGTCACGCAGGTCACGCGGACCGCACCGTGCTGCGCGTCCTCTCCGCCCTCTGCGCCACGCACGCCGGAGACCTCGACGAAGCCGGTCCCGAGGTCACTCGTTGTGCCCGGCTGCTGGACGCGCTGCCCGACCCGATCGCCGGCCGTACGCCGGAGACACTCGCTCTGCTCGGCTGTGCCGAGCTGTACCTGGAGCGGTTCGCGGACGCGGCCCGTCACCTGAACCGGGGGCTGGAGGCGAGCGATTCGGATGCCCGGAAGCCCATCCTGATGCACCGGCTCCTGGCGCTCTCCATGGTCGAGCAGTGGACCGGCCGACTGGACGCCTCCGAGCGGCGGACCCGGGAGGTCGAGGCGCTGGCCCGCTCCCTCGGCGCGACACCCGCGGTCGTCCTGGCGCAGGCGATGCGGGCGACGACTCTTCTCTGGGCCCGTGGAGAGCGGTTCGCCGCCGAGGCCGTCGAGCTGGTCGAGGAGGCGACGACGGCCGCCCCGCCCGGCCACAGCTGGTGGGCCGCCTCGGCGGCGGGCCTGCTCGCCCAGGCACGGCTGCTCGCGGGTGACGCCGCCGGGTGCCGGCGGACCCTGCTGGACAGCGGGGGCGGCGAACGGCTGCCGCTGGTCCGCCCGTTCCACCGGCCCTTCCTGCTCGCCGTGCTGGCCACGGCCGCGCTGGACTGCGGGGACCCCGAGCAGGCGCACCGCCTGGTCCGGGCCGCCGAAGCGGAGGCCGAGGTACTCGGGCTGCCGGTCCAGGTGGCGTACGCACATGATGCCCGTGCCCGGCTCCACATGGCCGAGGGCGAACACGACGCGGCGGTCAAGCTCTTCGAAGTCGCCGCGCGTGCCTTCCGGTCCGCCGACATGCCGGTTCAGTACGCCTGGACGCTGGCGGCCGGCGCCCGCTCGCTCGCCGAGACCCAGGGCCGGGCCGCGGCCCTGCGCCAACTGGACGCGGCCGACACGGTCGGCCGCAGCTGCGGGGCACGCCTCGTACAGGAGCGAGTGGCCCGCATCCGGAGCGGACTGTCCGGGAGCGACCGGACCGCGCACACCCTCGACCTGCTCAGCGACCGCGAGCGCGAGATAGCCGAACTCGCCGTGGCAGGGCTGCGCACCCGTCAGATCGCCGAGCGCCTCTTCCTCAGCCCCCGCACCGTGGAAACCCATCTCTCCCGCGTCTACCGCAAACTCGACGTCACCTCCCGCCTCACCCTCTCCGCCCTCCTGCGCCGAACCGGCTGA
- a CDS encoding MerR family transcriptional regulator translates to MRIGELAAQAGTTKDTIRFYEKVGLVAGRRLANGYRDFPPEAVAWLHYVRTAQTLGFSLAEIARHGDELREAPDAAEALSALFEEKIQVIDARMAELAALRAELAERVGIGCPLRAIGQSG, encoded by the coding sequence ATGCGTATCGGAGAGTTGGCCGCGCAGGCGGGTACGACCAAAGACACCATCCGGTTCTACGAGAAGGTCGGCCTCGTCGCAGGTCGGCGGCTGGCCAACGGTTACCGCGACTTTCCGCCCGAGGCAGTGGCCTGGCTGCATTATGTCCGCACCGCGCAGACACTCGGATTCTCACTGGCGGAGATCGCGCGGCACGGCGATGAACTGCGCGAGGCGCCGGATGCCGCGGAAGCGTTGTCTGCGCTATTCGAGGAGAAGATCCAGGTCATCGACGCACGCATGGCCGAACTGGCCGCCCTGCGGGCCGAACTCGCCGAGCGCGTCGGCATTGGATGCCCGTTGCGGGCAATCGGCCAATCCGGCTGA
- a CDS encoding YwqG family protein, which produces MQATLMIYDGTAAPDADVPRTGGVPLAPEGFTWPVCGDYCGGPMQFFAHLPVEYGVLSVFVCQNDPGACELWDATSGANRVLLFPPAGLVPVAVPEKGVTLLPAVSAITTRVVTLDPEEDDGDDLPRDTYDLARSGWKREPGERFGKQREVLGSLGGSPSYLDDDRWPGCPSCSGTTEFAAHLEEGIDRQTAMNLGGQLGYVFVCRPCSEGAFLTG; this is translated from the coding sequence ATGCAGGCCACTTTGATGATCTACGACGGTACGGCCGCGCCCGATGCGGACGTGCCACGTACCGGGGGTGTGCCGCTGGCCCCCGAGGGGTTCACCTGGCCGGTGTGCGGCGACTACTGCGGAGGGCCGATGCAGTTCTTCGCGCATCTGCCGGTCGAGTACGGCGTCCTGTCGGTGTTCGTGTGCCAGAACGATCCGGGCGCCTGCGAGCTGTGGGACGCGACCTCCGGGGCGAATCGGGTCCTTCTTTTCCCGCCCGCGGGACTGGTACCGGTGGCCGTACCCGAGAAGGGCGTGACGCTGCTGCCCGCAGTGTCGGCGATCACGACCCGGGTCGTGACGCTCGATCCCGAGGAGGATGACGGCGACGATCTCCCGCGCGACACATACGACCTCGCCCGTTCAGGGTGGAAGCGGGAGCCAGGCGAGCGGTTCGGGAAGCAACGCGAGGTGCTCGGATCGCTCGGCGGCAGCCCCTCCTACCTGGACGACGACCGGTGGCCCGGGTGCCCCTCCTGCTCCGGCACGACGGAATTCGCGGCACACTTGGAGGAGGGGATCGACCGGCAGACCGCGATGAACCTCGGCGGCCAGTTGGGCTACGTCTTCGTCTGCCGCCCCTGCTCCGAGGGCGCCTTCCTCACGGGCTGA